The DNA region CTCGAACTCAAGCGATACTATTAACGACTATTTGACAGATGTCGACTCACTTATGTGGGGATTTAACGTACTcaatgaagaattttggaCGGACATATTCACTAACAATCTGTAATTAATCATAATCACTTACTTAGGCCATGTTAGGCGGTAATTTCTTCCGTGAAAAGAGCATTGGACCTTCGAGAAGTTCATTGTGCCACCATTGGCGTCAGGAAAGATTCCAAAGCGGTAATGAAGTTCCTATTTGCTATCTTTTTTGTGCCCTGGCCTCTGGTCTCACTCTCGTCCTCAGCAAGGTCAAAAGCAGAGAGCAAGTTGTGCGTTATGTACTTCACATAAATGTGGCTGTAGATGTATTGCAGCACCTGGCTGTAGGACTGCTGCTTGAAATCAGTTGTCAGCACGAACCATAGTCCCGACGCTGTACAGTATGTGTGTATTCGATATTTACCTGTCGAAATGCTTCTTATGTCATTGCCGGTCGAGTCCTTCGATAATTTGAGTGCAATTGACCGCAGAGAGAATATCATACCGTATAACAGCTTAGCTGTCTCTTCATTTTGCTTGGAGTTTATCGTCCCGCTCGAGCTGTTAGCCACCAGCGTCCACTCTCGGTTGAATATACAGTTACAATGCTTGTCAAAGATCCAGAATGAATAAATGGCCATCTCAATCCTTCATGGGAACCCTCTCTCGGTATCTTTCGTCCTAAGTTGTCCTGTAGGGTAGTTCGCTTGATTAGCGGACGAACTTGCTTGTCAGCTGGCTATCACGAAGAATACTTATTGCACAGGTCAATCTGTGAAGATGTTCGTTACAACGCTTTCGCTATCTAATCTACATTGTTTAAAAGCTTAGAAGGTCAACCTCGCCGGCCTTCGCTTGAGCGTCTTCATGCTGCTCTGCAGCCCCAGCTCCCATCATCTCGCCGAATGAATtatcgtcatcatcatcgtcatgGTCGTTCTTGCTCTCAGCGACATTGCGCTTCTGAGAAGTCTTAGCAGCATTGAATGCAGGCACACGACTGGCGGATTCTGACGCTTTCATAGCGCTCgagaacaaagagctgaaaGGATCGGATTTCTTGGAATCGGCTGCAATGGCAGCGACGATAGTGGGAGGTGCAGACACAGCGGGAAGTTTCTGCGAATGACCGTTCTGCGAACCAGTGATTGCCTGAGCGCTGGGAGCAGCACTCTGGAAATCAGTAaattcctcatcatcgccGTCTTCGTTCGAATTGTTCTTAAGCGGTGCCGCTTTCGAATCATCGGATCCAAGGAGGTCAACAGAGTTAGAAGACGAATGCTTCGTCTGCTGACCCACAGAAGTAaactcctcctcctcgtcgtcgctcTCAGCGCTTATGCTGATGCCATGAACCCTCGTGGAGTTGAAGCCTGCCCGAGGGTTGAGATTCTCGTTTCCGGTCACCGAGCCCCCGGCCACACCTTTGTACTTCTTAGCGGTCTCTCGCGCCTTCTTCCGCTCGCTGCGgatcttctcatcgtcGCTCAGCAACTCGGCCAGTGCCTTGGCCCTGTTCCGCACGTTTACGCCCTGGTCTCTGCCCTGCGAGTCGATGTAATGGAACGATTCCAACATCCTGACCAGACTGATGCTGCTTCTCGTGTCATCGATGAAACGTTCCGACCCGTGCCTGATCAGATAGTCCAGCAACTGCAATGCCTTGTAGATTTGTCTCCATTCGCTTCCTCTCTTCTCAGTGAATCTTCTAAAGATCATCCCAAGGATCTCCTCGCGCTCCCTCATATTGTAAGTTCCTTGCGAAATCTGCTCCATCAATGTAGTCGAAGCCCCCCATGGCTCGTTATTCGTAGCCTCACGTACTTTTGCCTCCATCTCAGTGTAGTTAAACACCACGTTCTGAGCCCGCCGGAAGTACTTCTTGGCGTCGTAAAGCGACATATTCGCCAAAGTATCTTCCAAACTCATGCCAAATCGAAATCACACACTCCAACAACGCCTATCTCGCCCGATCCCCCGGTATTAAGCTCTATAAGTGGTACTCTTGCTCTTAATTGAAGGTCTTGTTCGTCAGCGATGACCACCAAGGCCACTATCACCGCTATAAACGATGAATCTGCCACTCTACTTACAATTGGCCGGCCTCCTCGATTACGATCCTGGCAGTTGGCCTGCCCGACCTTGTTCCGTAGGACTCGATCTGTCTCACGACCTGCATCCCGCTTGCGACTTCGCCAAAGACGACGTGCTTCCCGTCGAGCCACGGACACTCCGCTGtggtgatgaagaactgcgaGCCGTTGGTGTTGCGGCCTGAATTGGCCATCGAAAGCAGCCCCGGCCGATCGTGGGTCTTGAGAAAGTTCTCGTCTGGGAATTTGCGTCCGTAGATAGACCTTCCGCCAAATCCTCCGGCAAAATCGGTATCACCGCCCTGAATCATGAAGTGTGGGATAATCCTGTGGAAGGGCACGCCCGTGTATCCAAAACCTTTTTCTCCGGTGCATAGGGCCCTGAAATTCTGCGCTGTCTTGGGGACGACTTCGTCGTACAGCTTGAATTCGATTCTGCCGAGCCTGCTGCCGTTGATGGACGGAATAAAGTAGACGTTCCTGTGGAGGGCCCGCTGAGTGCTTGAGAACCACCTGCGTTGCGTATTCAGTGCAGGCCGCAACATTTGGAGCTGAATGGCTGTTCAAATAGCCGTTTATCTGTCTCGGAGCTGGCGATTTTAAACGCACCGATAGGCAACCCAGTTATGACCTGATGTCCGAATCGCTATCAGTGACGACCCCTGAAGCTTCCAATGGTGAGTATTCTGGTCCTACTTGAGCCTTTGATAATTCCAATCTGCCAAGCGTTGTACATTAAGCGAAATGCGGCGCTATCAAGTCAACTTGGACCTGTGATGAAATTCTATTGCCAACTCTGAGAAACTTGAAATATCATGACATTTGCCCCATTGCATGGCAGTACGAGTTGGGTCGCGAACACTTTCATTTACGGTGATATATCCTCTGCGTAGTAAATAAACCGAAGCCGCATCTCGAACCATCACCGCAACAAGAGTCTCAGATTGGTGATCTGTGTCCAAAAGATTGATAACCAACGGAAGGCCTTTTCTCGGTCTTGTTCTACAATCGCTTCTTGAAGGCCAGGCAATACGTCGACCTCGCAGCCTGTTTTCTTGTTTGGTGCGTAAATTGAGTGCTTCATCCAGTTCCTGTCCGGCAGACCACCTCGAGTTAAGAACAGCTGATCTATTCGCTTCAGCTTATTGTTTGCCCTCATTAGTCTTATGTagatcttgatcttcttgaaaaactcatATGCAGCAAAATCTCTGGTGCAGAGCTCCCTCAGTTCAAGGTTTTGGGCATCAAAAAGTGCAGCATCCTCGGTGTAAATCGTCTCAAGATGCTTCGCAATCGTTTCCGCCAAATCGAGCAGTTCACGATCTTCAGGGAATAGCTGAAGAATCTTTTCATGCAGTCTTTCGTACCATTCAGCGATTTCAGTAAGATATGGATAGGCCTTGAAAACAGTGGGCTCTGTTTCGCACAACGTCAAACAGGTCATACCAGTCATCACAGCCAGGGTATTATGTAGCTTATAGCCGGGGTCGACATATTTCTCCATCCAAAAATGGCTATCGTAGCGAGAATGCCAATGAATCACAGCGTCCCCAGTACCATTACTACTGAACTCGAAACTAGCGGAGGGAATCCCAAGATGATACTGAAAGGGGACATAGTCAGCAAACCCTAAGAGTGGGGAGTTGGTCAGGTTAGAAACTTTATCCCATTCATTAAACAGTGTCCAACCGTCGCTGCCTTTGAAATTAGTACATTTGGCTGCATCTCGTATGACATTTTCCAATAATGGATTCGCCCTACAGCGAAACTGGCTGCCTGTAATTGCGGACTCAAGGTTTAAGTAGACAAGCGCATTCCGCTTTAGCAAGTCCGCATGATTTTCGGCATATTCTAAAGATCCAAGCATGCCCAATTCTCCTCCATCCCAACTAATTAGTTTGATCGGCCTCATCGGCTTCCAGCCATGTTTTAACAATGCTGACATTCCGCGAGCAATTTCCAAAAGAATGGCGCTTCCACTGTTAGGACTTCCAGCTCCACCAACTGTCCAGGAGTCTCTATGATTTCCGATTAATATGTCATACTCTGAGAATATACCTGGGATCTCCACAATGACATCAGTGATTTCGGTAATCGAATAATTCTGTTTGTTGAATATCTGCAGCTGCACATTATCGCTTGAAGGCCCCGTGAAATACTCAAAACCTTCAATATTGCCGGTGCAATTCATCTTAGCACCTTTTCCGTTGAGCTTTCGCAAAATTGGATAAATCTCCTCTGCACTGATGGGAATGGATGGAATAGTCGGAATCTTGCCAGCTGGTGAAAGCCTTTCGGTTGACGGGAACCTTGATGGATAACCAGGAGTCGTGGGGTCGCCAGGAAAATCGCTTAGGAAGTTTACTGCCGCTCTTTCGATACTACTATCATGCCGAGCAGGTCCATCCGGATATGGCTTGTATCCGTTCTTTTTGGTTATTAGTCCGTCATCGTAGGGGTCCGTATATAGCAGCACGCCTGAGCTACCGTAGAGCTCAGCATTCTTAATCTTTAATCCAGGCAGTATTTTACCATAACGAATAACGTGAATTTTACCCTCAATATCGATACCGTTTTGCAATAGGAATTTATAATCCTCCAACCTGCCATAGTTAGCGAAAATATACGATGCTGTAACGTTTCCGCTAGCAGAGTAATCATGATATGCAGGTTGGCTAGATAAACCACAACCTGTatgttcttcttcaaggcaTTCTTCTCTCAGGGAAGCCACGAAAGAAATCTCATCGTCCTCCAGCAAAGTAACCTGGGAATCGACTGGCGTGCTAATCCAGGGGTAGTATTTCTCCAATCTTGGTTCGAAACCGAGTTCTTTCAATTGTGCAACAGTATAATCCAAAGCCTCTTGGTCACCAATCCTGTGTTCGCGGCTGGTATAGTTCCTGACATGCTTTCCAGCAAGGTTCTCGGCACTCAAGGCATTCAGGTAGATGCGATAAATCTCAGCATCCGTCAATCGGGAGGCATGTATCCTTCTAAAGTCTCTTGCCAGCGATGTTCTTGGCGCAAACGCTCCCACAAAGCCTAAGTATAAGAAAAGACTTGCCAGAACTAGGTAtgcaaacttcttcttgtccatATGTTCTCGAACAATCTCATAACCACTCCGTATGCTCGTTATAGTGTTGCTTCTCAGCCTTGAAACTGCCGGAAACACCGATGAGCCACGTCCCAGGCTGCCTTGATCGCCATCGAAGGTGATTGACTCACTCAAAAGCGGGAGTGACTCCTGACTATCGTACTCGTTACCTCTACGAGCCATTTCAGCGCATCATAAAGCTACTCTCTCGTTCTTGAAGTGTAAGCATCACTTTGATTGAACCTTAGCGCACTTAATGCGATGAGCCTTCAGAGCTGCACAAACCAAGACTTTAGTACAAAATAGGCCCTACTTGACAATTCTACTCTGCTATaacaagaacttgagctTCTCAGCTCTCTCCTTACCAACTAGCTCAAGTAGCTGGTCCTCTGACATGAAGCTGTGgtcttcaaaatcaaacCCTGGGACCACTACTTCACTGATCAGCAAACTGTTGGAGAACTCTTCATTGGGAACCAAGAAGCTAGCTTTGTAGACTTCTCCTGGTACCACCCATTGCGACACCTCGCCATTTGCGTAGTCAAAACCCACCTTGAAGGATTTTACACGACCATTGGGATAGATGAGGACATACTGGCCCTTGCCACGTTGGAGAATGTGTATAATTCTATGTTTGTTCTTGTGGAACCGACCATTGGGACTATCAGGTGTCAAAAGGTAGTATATTAGCGTGGAGTAGTTCCTTTTGACCACCGAAGAGGATGACTCGGAAGCCTTCGTGTCGCTAACATCCATCTCAAATGGAGACCTGTCAGTCTCCTTGTAGTAGCCACCCTCAGGATGTTTAATCAATCCCCAGGCATCGATGACCTCTTTCACTCGAGATGGAGGCTCTGGGGATGGGAACGAAACGAAGTTGGACGGTGTGATCTCGGCTTCAGCAGCCTCATCAACAGTGGCAGACTCAAGGGACCTTCTCATCGGGGCTCCTGTCTTGGTACCAAGCTATGCGGCCTCTGGAAGAGGTGGCTCCCATTCTTGAAGCATCGTTGCGCCAGATAACTCATTACCCGCAACCTGATAATATAATGCCAGTATATACCAATACTTAGTGTGCCATTTCCGTTATTAGCGGTTTGCCTTTATCCTACTGCGTTATTATCCTCTAGCTCTGCTTAATCTGTTCGCCTCTTCTTATGCGTGTCTTCGAGCTCTTTACCACCTGCCTCCAAACTTTCAAGCACTCTCTTATCAGCAGTGACGCCGTTCACAGGCCTGAAGTAAGGCTGGCATCTCCAGTACGGTACTTTGACGTAGGAGCCTCCCCAAAGCTCGACAGGTCCTTTGACGACTTTGTCCAGCTCGACAGCATTTTC from Torulaspora globosa chromosome 3, complete sequence includes:
- the BET5 gene encoding TRAPP subunit BET5 (ancestral locus Anc_4.345), with protein sequence MAIYSFWIFDKHCNCIFNREWTLVANSSSGTINSKQNEETAKLLYGMIFSLRSIALKLSKDSTGNDIRSISTGKYRIHTYCTASGLWFVLTTDFKQQSYSQVLQYIYSHIYVKYITHNLLSAFDLAEDESETRGQGTKKIANRNFITALESFLTPMVAQ
- the ENT3 gene encoding Ent3p (ancestral locus Anc_4.346); the protein is MSLEDTLANMSLYDAKKYFRRAQNVVFNYTEMEAKVREATNNEPWGASTTLMEQISQGTYNMREREEILGMIFRRFTEKRGSEWRQIYKALQLLDYLIRHGSERFIDDTRSSISLVRMLESFHYIDSQGRDQGVNVRNRAKALAELLSDDEKIRSERKKARETAKKYKGVAGGSVTGNENLNPRAGFNSTRVHGISISAESDDEEEEFTSVGQQTKHSSSNSVDLLGSDDSKAAPLKNNSNEDGDDEEFTDFQSAAPSAQAITGSQNGHSQKLPAVSAPPTIVAAIAADSKKSDPFSSLFSSAMKASESASRVPAFNAAKTSQKRNVAESKNDHDDDDDDNSFGEMMGAGAAEQHEDAQAKAGEVDLLSF
- the CPR3 gene encoding peptidylprolyl isomerase CPR3 (ancestral locus Anc_4.347), encoding MLRPALNTQRRWFSSTQRALHRNVYFIPSINGSRLGRIEFKLYDEVVPKTAQNFRALCTGEKGFGYTGVPFHRIIPHFMIQGGDTDFAGGFGGRSIYGRKFPDENFLKTHDRPGLLSMANSGRNTNGSQFFITTAECPWLDGKHVVFGEVASGMQVVRQIESYGTRSGRPTARIVIEEAGQL
- the VPS70 gene encoding putative zinc metalloprotease (ancestral locus Anc_4.348); translated protein: MARRGNEYDSQESLPLLSESITFDGDQGSLGRGSSVFPAVSRLRSNTITSIRSGYEIVREHMDKKKFAYLVLASLFLYLGFVGAFAPRTSLARDFRRIHASRLTDAEIYRIYLNALSAENLAGKHVRNYTSREHRIGDQEALDYTVAQLKELGFEPRLEKYYPWISTPVDSQVTLLEDDEISFVASLREECLEEEHTGCGLSSQPAYHDYSASGNVTASYIFANYGRLEDYKFLLQNGIDIEGKIHVIRYGKILPGLKIKNAELYGSSGVLLYTDPYDDGLITKKNGYKPYPDGPARHDSSIERAAVNFLSDFPGDPTTPGYPSRFPSTERLSPAGKIPTIPSIPISAEEIYPILRKLNGKGAKMNCTGNIEGFEYFTGPSSDNVQLQIFNKQNYSITEITDVIVEIPGIFSEYDILIGNHRDSWTVGGAGSPNSGSAILLEIARGMSALLKHGWKPMRPIKLISWDGGELGMLGSLEYAENHADLLKRNALVYLNLESAITGSQFRCRANPLLENVIRDAAKCTNFKGSDGWTLFNEWDKVSNLTNSPLLGFADYVPFQYHLGIPSASFEFSSNGTGDAVIHWHSRYDSHFWMEKYVDPGYKLHNTLAVMTGMTCLTLCETEPTVFKAYPYLTEIAEWYERLHEKILQLFPEDRELLDLAETIAKHLETIYTEDAALFDAQNLELRELCTRDFAAYEFFKKIKIYIRLMRANNKLKRIDQLFLTRGGLPDRNWMKHSIYAPNKKTGCEVDVLPGLQEAIVEQDREKAFRWLSIFWTQITNLRLLLR
- the CFF1 gene encoding Cff1p (ancestral locus Anc_4.349) yields the protein MRRSLESATVDEAAEAEITPSNFVSFPSPEPPSRVKEVIDAWGLIKHPEGGYYKETDRSPFEMDVSDTKASESSSSVVKRNYSTLIYYLLTPDSPNGRFHKNKHRIIHILQRGKGQYVLIYPNGRVKSFKVGFDYANGEVSQWVVPGEVYKASFLVPNEEFSNSLLISEVVVPGFDFEDHSFMSEDQLLELVGKERAEKLKFLL